From Montipora foliosa isolate CH-2021 chromosome 6, ASM3666993v2, whole genome shotgun sequence, a single genomic window includes:
- the LOC138006760 gene encoding zinc finger protein 709-like yields the protein MTLVVEKPYKCNHCGKCFSRAGNLRSHERVHTGEKPYECKQCGRWFSHSQNLRTHERVHRGEKPYQCKQCGKCFCRAVDLRRHERIHTGEKPYQCKHCCKCFSEAGSLRAHERVHTGEKPYECKQCDECFSRAESLRTHERVHTGEKPYECNQCGRFFSEAGSLRRHERVHTGEKPYECKQCGKCFSLVGTLRSHERVHTGEKPYECNQCGRCFSEAGSLRTHERVHTGEKPYECKQCGKCFSQAGNLRTHERVHTGEKSLRNATNVAGVLAEQEVYGDMKESILEKSLMNTTNATSVLVKGQI from the coding sequence ATGACTTTGGTGGTGgaaaagccttataaatgcaacCACtgcggcaagtgttttagccgtgcaggaaatttaaggtcacatgaaagagtgcatactggagagaagccttatgaatgcaaacaatgcggCAGGTGGTTTAGTCACAGTCAAAATTTAAGGACACACGAAAGAGTCCATAGAGGAGAGAAGCCCTaccaatgcaaacaatgtggcaaatgTTTTTGCCGAGCTGTAGATTTAAGAAGACATGAAAGAatacatactggagagaagccctaTCAATGCAAGCATTGTTGCAAGTGTTTTAGTGAAGCAGGAAGTTTAAGggcacatgaaagagtccatactggtgagaagccttatgaatgcaaacaatgtgacGAGTGTTTTAGCAGAGCAGAAagtttaaggacacatgaaagagtgcataccggggagaagccttatgaatgcaaccAATGTGGCAGGTTTTTTAGCGAAGCAGGAAGTTTACggagacatgaaagagtccatactggagaaaagccttatgaatgcaaacaatgtggcaagtgttttagtctAGTAGGAACTTTAAGGAGTCATGAAAGAGTGCATACTGgggagaagccttatgaatgcaaccAATGTGGCAGGTGTTTTAGCGAAGCAGGAagtttaaggacacatgaaagagtccatactggagaaaagccttatgaatgcaaacaatgtggcaagtgttttagccaagcagggaatttaaggacacatgaaagagtccatactggagaaaaaAGCCTTAGAAATGCAACCAATGTGGCAGGTGTTTTAGCGGAGCAGGAAGTTTATggagacatgaaagagtccatactggagaaaagccttatgaatACAACCAATGCGACAAGTGTTTTAGTCAAAGGCCAAATTTAA